A single window of Candidatus Paceibacterota bacterium DNA harbors:
- a CDS encoding riboflavin kinase, protein MKLLFKTTSKTGKGRGKLLGFPTVNLVIPDELSLTMQEGIYAARATIKDQKYKAALYFGTVPTFEDVDHTLELYLIDADHPIIFAGEAVEFEVVKFIRGVQKFDSPELLVRQMQKDVEAIKSIL, encoded by the coding sequence ATGAAGCTTTTATTTAAAACAACAAGTAAAACTGGAAAAGGGCGGGGAAAGCTTCTTGGATTTCCTACGGTCAATCTTGTTATACCGGATGAACTTTCACTCACCATGCAAGAGGGGATTTATGCCGCGCGCGCAACAATAAAAGACCAAAAATACAAAGCTGCGCTTTATTTCGGGACGGTGCCGACGTTTGAAGACGTAGATCACACTTTAGAGCTCTATCTTATCGATGCCGACCACCCCATTATTTTTGCCGGTGAAGCCGTAGAATTCGAAGTCGTAAAATTTATCCGCGGAGTTCAAAAATTTGATTCTCCGGAGCTTCTCGTGCGCCAGATGCAGAAAGATGTTGAAGCGATAAAATCTATTCTCTGA
- a CDS encoding ABC transporter ATP-binding protein, protein MKEILLEAKNVHVHYGGVKALDGVSVAVGEGEILALMGPNGAGKSSVLKAIFGLAPLQSGNVFWHGQKVDPIAHEMVERGISFVPQGRRVFRHLTILENLELGGITVKNKKDLHERIAEALEIFPALKAKLRHKSGSLSGGQQQMLALARGLITRPQVLLLDEPSLGLAPKIVGEVFAKIKEINERHKIAIVVVEHNIKTLLHIVNRIYILDKGKVVTEGTPEILKGNRILEDVFLGKLV, encoded by the coding sequence ATGAAAGAAATCCTTCTTGAGGCGAAAAACGTGCACGTGCATTATGGTGGCGTAAAAGCTCTCGATGGTGTTTCAGTTGCTGTTGGAGAGGGTGAAATTCTCGCGCTTATGGGTCCGAATGGCGCTGGGAAATCTTCTGTTTTGAAGGCGATCTTCGGTCTCGCTCCGCTTCAAAGTGGGAATGTATTTTGGCATGGACAGAAAGTGGATCCAATAGCTCATGAAATGGTGGAACGAGGAATTTCTTTTGTTCCCCAAGGGAGACGAGTATTTCGGCACCTCACTATTTTGGAAAATTTGGAACTCGGCGGAATCACCGTAAAGAACAAAAAAGATCTCCATGAACGAATTGCAGAAGCTTTAGAAATTTTTCCAGCCCTGAAAGCGAAACTTCGGCACAAATCTGGCTCTCTTTCTGGCGGGCAACAGCAGATGCTCGCCCTCGCTCGAGGACTTATTACCCGCCCCCAAGTGCTTCTTCTTGATGAGCCCTCGCTCGGTCTTGCTCCGAAGATCGTTGGTGAAGTTTTCGCAAAAATAAAAGAAATAAATGAACGCCATAAAATAGCGATCGTGGTTGTTGAGCACAACATCAAAACACTTCTCCATATCGTGAATAGGATTTATATTCTTGATAAAGGAAAAGTTGTGACAGAGGGTACGCCAGAAATTCTCAAGGGAAATCGAATCCTGGAGGATGTTTTCTTGGGAAAATTAGTATAA
- a CDS encoding ABC transporter substrate-binding protein, translated as MNKKILIVGAVIIVILLIIILIPKKSDGNTIKIGHIDFVTGPLASIGEAAKKGAELAVEDINAAGGIKGKKVEYLVEDYAYDGKKVIPSYEALMNKGIQYLIVEGSTAAAILNPIAKEKKQFMLVPSAFTPVWKDGNPLTCRIALTADSYGAATADYLLKHFNKPKIAILVSNNEYGKGMMDVLSKGVEAGGGKVVITDTYEQAGGDFRTQLTKIKGVESQLDAVFTLNSGASVEPLFKEIKELKITKPIISDTSTVSNSNLKDRSLVEGVVYSDYPLSPMRSDDDTPKAHDMKERYFQKFGEEPGTFSVQSYDAMMILARAIEDSDDTSSQGISDFLIHKIGTYEGVNGKFTFNNDCEVDRPVVMRVVKDGKPVLLTQ; from the coding sequence ATGAATAAAAAGATATTGATCGTGGGCGCAGTTATCATTGTGATTTTGCTTATTATTATCCTTATTCCGAAGAAGTCAGACGGAAATACGATAAAAATCGGGCATATTGATTTTGTAACCGGTCCGCTCGCTAGCATTGGAGAGGCCGCGAAAAAGGGTGCAGAACTCGCTGTGGAAGATATCAATGCAGCGGGAGGAATAAAAGGAAAAAAAGTTGAATATTTGGTAGAAGATTACGCTTATGATGGAAAAAAGGTTATTCCTTCCTACGAGGCACTTATGAATAAGGGGATCCAGTACCTTATTGTTGAAGGAAGCACTGCTGCCGCAATTCTCAATCCAATTGCAAAAGAAAAGAAACAGTTCATGCTCGTACCGTCGGCCTTTACTCCCGTTTGGAAAGATGGAAATCCGCTTACCTGCAGAATTGCTCTCACCGCTGATTCTTACGGTGCAGCTACCGCAGACTACCTTCTCAAGCATTTTAACAAGCCAAAGATCGCAATACTCGTAAGCAACAACGAATACGGCAAAGGTATGATGGATGTTTTGAGCAAGGGTGTTGAAGCGGGAGGCGGAAAAGTAGTTATTACAGATACCTATGAGCAAGCGGGCGGGGATTTCCGAACACAGCTGACAAAAATAAAAGGTGTTGAATCACAACTTGATGCAGTGTTTACCCTTAATTCCGGCGCGAGCGTTGAACCTCTTTTTAAAGAGATAAAGGAATTAAAAATTACAAAACCGATTATTTCGGATACGAGTACCGTTTCCAATTCAAATCTTAAGGACAGGTCGCTTGTTGAAGGCGTGGTTTATTCCGATTATCCGCTTTCACCTATGAGAAGCGATGATGACACTCCGAAAGCACATGATATGAAGGAGCGATACTTCCAAAAATTTGGCGAGGAACCGGGTACATTTTCTGTGCAGTCTTACGATGCTATGATGATTCTCGCTAGGGCCATAGAAGACTCCGACGACACATCGTCTCAAGGGATCTCTGATTTTCTGATTCACAAGATCGGCACTTATGAAGGTGTTAATGGCAAATTTACATTTAACAATGATTGCGAGGTAGATCGCCCAGTTGTTATGCGGGTTGTAAAAGACGGCAAGCCAGTGCTTCTAACTCAGTAA